A window of Halobaculum roseum genomic DNA:
GGGTCGATAGTGACCGGAGTAGCGGTCTGTGTGTAGAAGACAGTCGCCTGAATCGGTCGGTCGGGGTACACACTCGCAAGCACGTGGTAGTACACACTCAGCTGCGTTCGGTACTCATCGTGGGCCAGCCGGTCGGGGTCGGTCTTGTAATCGATGATCTCGACGCTGTCGTCCGTTACGTGGACGAGGTCAATGATCCCCGCGAGCGTCACCTGTGGTTCTCCGGGCAGCGGGAGCAACGCCGGCTCTTCCGGGATGAGTTTCCCATCAAGGTCATCGATGAGCGTCGCCACCGCGCGCTCGTCGTCGTTACTCGGTTCGACTGGCTCGTCGAGTGCGTACGCCTCGGCGAAGTCGTGCAGTTCGGTTCCGAAGTCGGTCCCACGACCACCATTGCGCTCGTCATAGACGCTGTCGTCCATGATATCGTGGACGCTGAGCCGGCGGGGAACTGTGCTACTGTCTGGGATCGTTGTCTCGAACGGAGCAGTAGACTCGCGGGCAACCGTGACGGGCTCGGGTGTCGGTTCGAGTTCAATCGCGTCGATCGAGAGGCCGTCCATGAAGCGACTTGGGTCGTCCCCAGAGGTGAACAGGAGATGCCGTTTTGCACGAGTCATCGCGACGTACAGCAAGCGCCGCTCTTCATCGTACGTTGACGGTTGAATCGACTGCAACAGCTTCGTCGGCCAATGCTGGTAGACGTGCGGATAGTCGCCCGCCTCGCTGTATGCCCGGGTTTGGCGAAGCCCCAACTCGTCGTCGTAGATGATCGGACAGGCTGGCGGCTGGCCGTAATGCGGGAACGCGCGGTCGTTGAGATTCGCGAGGATGACGATCGGGTACTCGAGTCCCTTTGCACCGTGGATTGTTTGGAGGGTCACCGCGTCCTCACCCGGGCTGGTTTCAATATCGACGGTGGTTCCTGCATCGAGGTTGGCCTCGATGTACTGGATCGCCTCTCCCCGCGTGAGCGTGCTATTCTCGTAGAGACTCGTGAGGTGATCGACGAGCGCATCAGCGTATGCGCTCGTACGGCCGTAGCGGTCGAAGACGCGTCGAAGGAAGCCCCCAAGTGTGTCGATCGCAGCGAGTTCCTCGCGGAACTGCACCATTGCATCGGGATACGCTTCGGTGTCCAGAATCGTCTCCGTGTCATCGAACGAGTAGCCAGCGCGCTCGAGGACGACGGCCCAACCACGACGGGCGTTCGATTCGGCGATGCGTAGCCACGCGAGTGCGAGTTTGGCTTCTGGCGTGTCGAACAGCTCAACTCCGCCGTCGTAGGCGACCGGGACACCGTACTCGTCGGCGACGGTAAGGAACTCCCGAGCGAACGCACGTGTTCGGGTGAACACAGCGATGTCTCCGTACGAAGGCGCACCCAATCGCTCGCGCTCGGCAGCTTCCTGCTGTGCAGTGGTGGCGCCAGGGTCTGGTTGTGGTTCATCGGTGACCTCGACTGCGTAGTCGTCGTTATCGACGACCATCTGGATCCGATCGAGGAGGAGTTCGTGCTCGTTCGGCGCCTGATACGCGTCGATCTGTGCGTTGTCGACGTGGTTCGTCGCCGCGAGCGAGCGCTCGCCTGCGAGTGGATCGTCGATGTCCTCGCTGTACGTCGCCGGAATCGAGAGACTCTGCTCCGCGAATGCAAGGATCGAGGACGAGGAGCGGTAGTTCTCGTACAGCGGGATTGTAGTAACCGACTCGACGGGGTAGTCGATACGGGTTCGGTCGGCATTCAACTCGCGGGTGAACCGCTCGAGTCGGTCGTCGAAGGCGGTAATGTTCTCGACACTGGTGTGCTGGAAGCCGTAGATCGACTGCTTCCAGTCGCCGACGACACAGAGATTGTTCGTGTCCGCAAGCAGCAACGCGATTTTGAACTGGAGTTCGTTCGTGTCCTGGAACTCATCGACCATCACGTACTCGTGGGCGACCTGTTCGCGAACCTCCGGCCGGTCAGACAGCATGACGAACGCCAGCGCCAGCATCAGCCCCTGTGTGAGGTAGTTGTTCCGGAGCGCGTAGGCGAGATACTCGTAGTAGACATCGTGGACGAACGCCAGCAGCGCCGTCCGATCCTCGTCGTAGGCGCGTTCGATGACGCCACGATCGACCTGGGGGTCGTCGTGGATCTCGGCTTTAGAGGGAGCATCCGGTGCGTACTCACTCGCGTCCCAACCACTGACGGATCCTCTCGCGTCGCTGTTGGTCTGGCCAGAGGCACCCTCACCGGGAGTGTTCACCTCGGCAACCGTCTCGAAGAACGCCTTGCGGTCGCCTTCGAGTGGAGCGTCACTCGATCGGAACCATCCGTCGCGAGTGGGGATGGCGCCTTTCGCAGCGAGTTCACCGATGAGCGTGTGGAGCGTAGCGGTGTCCCGGAAGATACGGAGCATGGCCGCGTGTTCGGGATGCTCGTCAGCGAAGGTCGACATGAACCGCTGGAACAACTGCTTCTCGCGGACCGACTCTTCGATGAGGTCGATCGAGTCGGGGATCTGGTCGTCGATGTCCAGCGTTTCCGGGACGGTGTGACCGTAGCGGCGTAACAGTCGGAAACAGTAGGCGTGGAAGGTGCTGATGGGCGCACCTTGGAGTTCTCGCAGGTCGTAGTCGGTTTGCTGGACGATACGCTCGCGCATCTCGCGAGCGGCGTTGCGAGTGAACGTGACCAACAGGATATCTTCCGGTGTCGCGTCAGTCGACTCCAAGATGTGAGCGTATCGCCGGGTGATCGCGAACGTCTTGCCCGTCCCGGCGCCGGCATCGACGCGGTAGATCCCGTCGGTGGACTCGATGAGCCGTTGTTGGTTCTCATTCGGTGTCGGCTCAGACATCGTCGATCACCACGTCCTGTGCGTCGACCCGATCCCAATTGGGGCCGTCTTCGCGAGTCCGGACGGGGAATCCCTCCTCACGGTAAGCGGCAAGGCGCTCACGTTGGGTGGCGACGAACGCTTCGAAGGCGTCCAAATCCTCCGTGAGATAGCGTTCACCCACGAGGCCATCGATGTCCTCGACCGCGGAGCGGCAACCGCGTTCGACGTATTTCGTGTCCTTGACGCGGTTTTTGGTATACTCGATGAACGACTGGATGATCGCCTCCCGCCGCTCAGTGTTTATTCCCTTACGTGGGAGGTCGTGTGACTCGAAGAACTCGCGGTATGCTTCGTAACCAAGCGAGTCGAGCGCTTTCACCCGATCGTTGGAGTCGGCGTAGTCGGTGACGGCGTCAAACGTTTCGCGGCGTGCGGCGAACTCACCGAAGGTGCAGGGGAGATACTCGACTGTGGTGACAAGCTCCTCAAGCGGGACGGTGTCGCCACGGGCGAGTTGAGTGTCATGTTCGAGGAGATGAACGAACCGGATCTCCAATGGCTGATTCGGGTTTTCACGGCGATGTTGGGCGAGATACGCCGCCGCTTGGAAATTCGGCTCGTCGTGAAGTGGGTCAAGGGACGCCTGCTGGCGAAGCTTTCCAGCGGTCGATTGAGAGCCGGTCTTGTAGTCGACGAGTGCCGTCTCCGTGTGAAGCAAATCGACGAACCCGTGCAGTCCGATGTCGGGGGCTTGGAACCACCGCTCGGTGAGTGTGGAGTCGACAGTGAGTCCGAGGCGCTCGGCGAGGTTATTGGATTGCGAGCGGTCGGTGTACGTTTCATACGGTGTGTCGGTCGGCGGGTGCGCGTCGAGATACTGCTGGATCGTCTCAAGTGCAAGTACACATTTTGTTCGTTCGACCCGTTCACGGGGCGTCGTTGCGTACGCACGGATCTGGTCGACCATCGCGTCGACGACATCCTCCTGTCGCTCTCGAACCGTCTCTGGATGTGTGGCACATACCTCCGCAGCCTCATGGATCACGGTGCCGCGGGCCATCGGAATCGTCGTTGGTGACTCGACGAGTCGGTGGAAGAACTCCTCACGGGGGCAGTTGGCGAGGCGTTGTAATGTGGACTGACTGATTGTCTCCGGTGGCTCTTGTTCGCCGTCCGGGGTCTCGGGAGCGACGAAGGGCGTCCCGACGCTGTCACGAGTCGCGTCGCCGCCGTGTGTCGTGTGCGGGAGATCGCTGAACGACTCGACGGGTTGGTCAACAATGTCTTGGAAATATACACACGGGGAACTGTCTGCATCAGCCTGGGAAGCTTGGACAAGGAAATGCCGTTCCTGGCCATTCTGCAGGAGGACCTCAAACCGGTTGAGGTCCTGTTGGACGTGTTCAACCGGGTCAACCCAGGGGCGGTCGGGAGGTTGCTGGGCCCAGCCGTCTCCCAACCCAAGATAGAACACGACCGGGCGATCGATGTAGCTGGTCGCCGCGCCGTCCGTGAGCAATATGCCCTCGTTCGGCTGGTCGACCGGGATATCGAACGACTCGATATAGTACTGGAGTTGGGTGAGTCGCTGCGGAGTGAACGCTGTTGAGAGGAGACCGAGCTTGTCGCTCTCCTCGCGAAGTTGAGAGAGTGAGCTCTCGGCGGCGCGTTCGTACGCCGAGATCGCATCGTCGACGGTGCCTGTGTGGAGCGCGTCGGCGAACTGCTCGTAGGCAGGGCCGACATCGACACTGTCGACACGCCGGTGATCCGCGGTCCTGTCAAGGTCGATGCCGAGTCGTTCGACGAGCGGGCGAAGGTCGGCGACACGCAGATCACTGCCGGTGAAGACCGCCTCAGCAAGCCGAAGGAAGGTCCGAACGTCGGGGTCGTCGATGAATCCTGGCCCACCTTGATACGGAATGCAGGCAGTCTCGAGTGCGGACTCGACGAGTGGACTGAGGAGACTCGACTCGTCGAGGACGATGCCGACGGCCTCGGCGGTGTGCGTATCGAGTTGTGTGATGAGCGCGTCGACAATCGCGGTGGTAGAGGGGAAGACGTGAAACTGTGGGAGGGAGGTCGTGTCGCCTGTGAAGGGGTCGACCTGCTGGTAAGAATCGGGGAGGAGCGTTCGATCGAGTGGACTCAGTCCTGGCTCATTGATTACCGCCACATCGGTGCTGTCGGAGAGTGTCGTGTCTTCGAGGTCGTGGTAACTCGAGTCGGTCTCGTGGAGGATGTCGCGGGTGGAATGGAACTGTGGCGTATCGAACTCTGGATAGTCGGTGATCGTGTCGAGTGCGCCGGTCTTGTCCCAACACTGGAGGCAGCGATCGAGTGCTCGGTGGGCCTGCTTCCACGTGAGGTCCGTCTGGGTGATGAGCTCGGTGAACAGGCGGCGCCGGTCGCTTGGGACGAACTCGTTTGCGGCGTAACTTCGCGGCGTTGCGCTGGCGCGACCAAGGCGTGGAGTACTGGTGTGTCGGTCTAGCGCGAGCGTGAGTGGTGGGTCCGCAGAGAGTGTGAGATCGGCCTCACGCGTTTCGGCGGCGAGGGTGTCGATGGATTTTGCCTCCCGAAGTGGCACGCGTTGGTGTCACGGAGGCGCTGTTTCAATGTGTCGTCGTGGTGAACACGTCAGGTCCACACAAGCTGCCTGTGTCTGTGCGGCGTTGCGTTGGCTTCAGAACGAGTTCTCCGTCGGCTTGAAGACGCAGTCAGGTTACTCGGTACTGGTCGTCTCGATGAACTGGACGGGCTGGTCGAACTCCTTCTCGATCTTATCGGTGACGCCATTTTCGTAGGGGACATCGACAGTAATGGTGTACCGTGTCGACGATTGGAAGTCCACTTGTTTGCTCCCGATGTTGAAGCCGAGACTGAATTCTGTGGTCGTATTCCCGTCCATGGAGATCGTCCGGAACGTTTCGGCGAGCAATGTGTCGCCCTCGTACACATGACACTCCATATCTGCGAGCTCAAACCCGGCGTCGCGAGTATTCTGGAGCGTCGCGAAAAGCTCCGGACCAGCATCGGGATACTCAAAGTGGTGACGAACGAGCGAGACTCCGCCACCGCTGGGTCCTACCTCGATGGGGGTAGGTGTCTCCTCGTCGCCACCGTCCAAACCGGAGCCGACACATCCGGCGAGGCCGGCGAGCAGGATAGATCCGATGGTCTCTCGACGTGTCAGCGACATTGTCGCCACCATGTTCTTTAACAGACAAGAAACTGCTGGTAGCGGGTGGTGAAGCAGTCAGTCTGGATCTGTTGAACTGTTACCGCTGATTCTCCCTGACGTGTCAGAGGAACCCAACTAAGCAAGTGAGGTTGTAACTTGTCAATCTGAAATTATCTGCCACCACGGATAGTCCAAGCCCCGGACCCACTGCCTTCTTGCCGGTTCAGTTACGGCTAGCGAGTAACAAATGAGCCAGGCCACGCTCGGGGCAACGCCCTACCACAATTCGGACCTCTTCTCGGGGTACTATCTCGACGAGCGCGTCGACGATCTCGACGCCTGGGACTGCGACGAGGAAGCGCAAGCCGCCTTCGAGGAACTTCACCACCTGTGGGAACTGGAAGGCGAGCTCGTCGCCTCCTACAAAGAGGACGAGCTGCTCGACTCGTGGATCGACGAAGTGCTGGACGTCCTCGGCTTCGGCACCCTCTCGGAGACCACCCTCCCGGACAGCGAGGGGTACAACGACCGCCTCCTGTTCGAATCCGACGAGAAACGCCGAGACGCCAGCATCCGTAAGCGCGACGGTGATCGCGATGCGATGTATTCGCTCGCCTCGGCAGTCCTCGAGGCCAAGCAGTGGGACGCCGACTTCACCAAACGCTTCGCCGAAACGCGCTCGTATCGCGACGCCTCCCACCAGATCAAGTACTACCTCGAACACACGCCCGAGCGCCTGGAGTGGGGTATCCTCACCGACGGCAAGACCTGGCGCCTCTACGGGACGAAGGACTACGCGACCGAGACCTACTACGAGGTCAACCTGCCCGAACTCCTCGAATCTGGCGACCTTGAGCAGTTCAAGTACTTCTACGCGTTCTTCCGGCCGGCTGCGTTCCGCGAGACAGCTGGCACGACGTTCCTCGAGACAGTCTGGAACGAATCGGAGACGGCCGCCCAGGAGCTCGGCGAAGATCTCCAGGACAACGTCTTCACCGCGCTGCGCATCCTCGGCGAGGGCTTCGTCGAGACGAATGATCTCGATATCGACCCCGACGACGAGGACGCTCGCGAGGAGCTGAAAGAGCAGTCGCTCGTCCTCCTGTATCGGTTGATGTTCGTGCTGTATGCCGAATCGCGGCACCTCATCAGCCCGGACGAGCCCGCTCGCGAAGCCGAGTTCAACGAGAACTTCAGCCTCGACGAGCTGCGCCAGGAGATTCACGAGGACATCGACGCGGGCGAGTCCTTCGACGAGTACAGCGAGTACTCCACGTCAATGTGGGGCCGCCTCCAGGATTTGTTCGGACTCATCGACTCCGGCGAGGAGTCACTGGGGATCCCGCCGTACAACGGCGGCCTCTTCGACGAGGAGGAGCACGCGTTTCTCGCCGAGAATGAGGTGGCCGATCGGTACATCGCCGAGGTTGTCTATCGGCTTGGGACGACGACGGCCGACGACGGCGACGGCTACGTGCTCGCCGACTACGCCGACCTCGATACCCGGCACTTGGGGACGATTTACGAGGGCCTGCTCGAACACGAGTTCCGTATCGCCCCCGAGCAGTACGCCGCCGTGTCGGAGGACGGCGGGCAAGTGTGGAAGCCTGCGACGGAGGTGAGCGTCGCTGACGCCGTCGAGACGGTCGAGGAAGGTGAGTTGTATGTCGTGAACGACGACGGTGAGCGCAAGGCCACTGGGGCCTACTACACGCCAGACTATGTCGTCGCGTACATCGTCGAGGAGACGATCGACCCGCTCGTCGAGGAGATCAAAGCGGACATTCGCGAGGAAGAGGGGTTAGAGCCCGGCGACAAGGGATACATCGCGCCGTTCTTAGAGCAGATTCGCGAGCTGACCGTGCTCGACCCGGCGATGGGCTCGGGGCACTTCCTCACGAAAGCGACCGGGTATCTGACTGAGCAGGTGATGGAAGTCATCCGCCAGCAGGAGATCCAGAGTTACGACGAGCAGGACATCCGGCGGATCATCGCCCGCGAGTGCATCTATGGCGTGGACATCAACGGAATGGCCGTCGAGCTCGCGAAGCTGTCGATGTGGTTGGAGACGCTCGCGACCGATCAGCCGCTCGCGTTCCTCGACCACCACCTGAAGGATGGGAACTCGTTGGTGGGATCGGACATCACCGAGGTGCTGTCTGATGATAGCGCCCAGGAAGGCGGACAGTTGACGCTCACGCAGGTGTTCGCAAAGGCTCGCCGGGACACGCTCGAGCACGTGATGGAGCTTATGTCGGAGTTGCTGGCCATCGACAACGAGACGCTCGCGGACATCAAGTCGATGGAGGAGACCTACGACGAGATTCGCTCGGACCCACTGTACGGGCGCCTATTCGAGTTGGCGAACGTCCACACCGCCGAGCAGTTCGGGTTGGATGTGCCTGAGGGCGTGTACGAGCAAATGGCAGGTGCGATTGAGAGCGAGGATGAGTGGGCTGAGGTGCGAGAGGAGGATTGGTTCCGGAGTGCGCAGGCGATGGCTAAGGAGGAGGACTTCTTCCACTGGGAACTGGAGTACCCCGAGGTCTTCTTCGGGACTGATGGGGAGAAGCGCGACGATGGGGGGTTCGATGCGGTTGTTGGGAATCCGCCGTATATCAGTGTGACAAACATCCCGGGGCCCATGCGAGATTATTTGGGGAACTCTCAGGACTATCAAACTACTGTCGGCCGATACGACGCGTACATTGTATTCCTAGAACGGTCGATCGGGCTCATACGTGCTTATGGGTACATGAGCATGATTGTCCCAATCAAGTGGGCAATATACGGCAATGGTAGCGCATTACGGGATTTGTTCTTAGATCAGATCCGTCTCGAGCAATTTGTGAATATGTCCCAATCAGATGTATTCAAAGGAATAAGCACGTATCCTTGCATCCCAACGATCCAAAATCTACCTCCCCAACCGGATCAAGACGTGAGCGTCGTAAATATCCCCGAAGATAACCCAGAATCGCTTGTCTCTGGGGATCTAAGTGAGTTTACTCACCAAACACCAGTTCGGAGATTCGCTGAACTACCACGCAATGTTTTCTGTCCGTTCATGACGAATTCAAACTGGTCTATACATCAGAAGCTAACATCGGACTCGTTCGAATTGGGAACTAAATTTGAACTAGAGCAAGCAATTCGGATGGGTGGTAAATCGGCACGAGAGACTCTACTCACAGACAGTCCTCCGACTGAGGAGGACTCTGACTATCATCCAGTTGTTGATGGTCAACACATCCACAGGCACCACATCCAGTGGGATGGAAGATATCTCCACTACCTTCCGGAAGAACTGTACAACGCGAAGACCCGTGAACTCCTCCACCAGCCGAAGATATTGATGAAGCGGATTGCTGATAGACTCACAGCAGCTTATGACGGGGGTGTTGGCGATGACGACTTCTACTACCCGCTCAACACAGTCTACACAATCACCGGTGCTGAGAGTCGACTCACCAATATGGAAATTGCACCTCAATACTACACTGGCTTGTTGAATTCCACTCTCTTAGATTGGGAATACAAGCTCCTATTTGCTGCAATTGGAATCAGGGGAGGGTACATTGAGTTCAGGGAGTATCTGGAACATCTCCCACTGAAAAACATCCAATTCGAACTGTCAGCAGAAGAACGGGAACAAACGGCGACTGAAGTGCTGAAATCGTTACGAGAGTACATCCGCGGAGGAGATCGTGTAGACAGCGTTATCGAAGCGTTAGCTGAAGAAGTCTATCACGACGTGATGGCAGAGCTGGTCTCCGACATAGCCCAACAAAAAAGCCAGATCGCCAGTCTAAATCTGGATTTGAAAAATTATCTCGGAAATTACGCAACTGGTCAGGCTATCTCAGAAGCTGGCTTCACGCAACCCCCTGAAGATGCTGCAGACTCCATCCTCCAAGAAACAACCGAACAGAAGCCGAACCTCCGCGTCGGCCACGCAGAGGTCATCCGTGAGGCCGACACGACGGTTGAGATTTGCCTCACCGCTCGCTACAAGCCCGACGACGAGGACGCACACGAAACGGACCAGTGGGGGTACACAGAGACTGACCCACTCCCGGCGCTGCGAATCACGGACCTCACTGAAACGGAGGCGGATCTCATCGAGGCGTTCGTCCCGGTCGCCGTCGACGAGGCAGGCGGGTTCGCCGGCTTCCGCGAGACCGCGACGAAGACGAACTCGCTGGTGGACCGACTCCGTGGGTTGACCCTGCCTGCCGTCGACGATGTTCGTGATGGGCTGGAGAGCTATCTAGAGACGAAGGCTCGCGCTGAAGAGTTGGAAGAGCAAATAGAGCGGACTGATGAGTTGATCGACGAAATCGTCTACGAGCTGTATGGGCTATCCGACGAGGAAATCGAGATCGTGGAGGAGGCTGTCGAGGAGTAGCTTCGCCGGAATTACAGCTACGTCCTATATGGGGAGCTGTGGTACCGTTGTGATCCGGTTTTATACGGGTTTCATTATTAAGTCACGTTCAAATGATTGATTCAGATGCCCTTTCTGCCTATTCGGCTCGGTCGGCGTCACTGATTGAGGAGACGCCACAGATGGATGAACAGAACACGAAACGAAAGATCATCGAGCCGCTATTGGAACTGCTGGGTTGGGATATCCTCTCATCAGACATCGAACTTGAGTACTCAGTGCGAATGGGTACCGGGACGAAGAAAGTCGATTACGCACTGAAGCTTAGCGATACGCCGGTTGTCTTCGTTGAGGCAAAAGGGTGTGACACCACGCTCAACGGAGATCACGAAGAACAGCTGAGCAGTTACATGCGTCAGGTCGGTGTTGACTGGGGGTTGTTAACCAATGGTAGCAAGTTTGAGCTCTACCGGCGCGACCGCGACAGCGATCGCCCTAACGAGATCTCGCTTGCGCAGTTCTCTATCGAGACGATCGACGACCACCAGCACGCGCTACGTGCCATCGCGAAAGAGTCGATCGCAACCGGCGAGTCACAACACATAGCTGAAACAATGCAGGCCGTCCAACACGCCATTCGGCAGTTGCGAACCGGGAAGGAAACCGTCGCAGAGGAGGTTACCGCCGTCGTGACCACAACC
This region includes:
- a CDS encoding type I restriction enzyme HsdR N-terminal domain-containing protein, with the translated sequence MIDSDALSAYSARSASLIEETPQMDEQNTKRKIIEPLLELLGWDILSSDIELEYSVRMGTGTKKVDYALKLSDTPVVFVEAKGCDTTLNGDHEEQLSSYMRQVGVDWGLLTNGSKFELYRRDRDSDRPNEISLAQFSIETIDDHQHALRAIAKESIATGESQHIAETMQAVQHAIRQLRTGKETVAEEVTAVVTTTAGEAVSQHVEDEAKAFVDALIDRLESQASTTDRGAGSSRTEPSSSESKAAGASHGAYVIEVTDDSQCIEVVSGDTQAEAIAALVEYLIDAHDLLDAIELPYVPGTGRGSRALLNDEPVHIDEAEMLQYQALDGGVYLFTSLSAADKQRYVSELPQIVGLDCTFTKGW
- a CDS encoding UvrD-helicase domain-containing protein; amino-acid sequence: MSEPTPNENQQRLIESTDGIYRVDAGAGTGKTFAITRRYAHILESTDATPEDILLVTFTRNAAREMRERIVQQTDYDLRELQGAPISTFHAYCFRLLRRYGHTVPETLDIDDQIPDSIDLIEESVREKQLFQRFMSTFADEHPEHAAMLRIFRDTATLHTLIGELAAKGAIPTRDGWFRSSDAPLEGDRKAFFETVAEVNTPGEGASGQTNSDARGSVSGWDASEYAPDAPSKAEIHDDPQVDRGVIERAYDEDRTALLAFVHDVYYEYLAYALRNNYLTQGLMLALAFVMLSDRPEVREQVAHEYVMVDEFQDTNELQFKIALLLADTNNLCVVGDWKQSIYGFQHTSVENITAFDDRLERFTRELNADRTRIDYPVESVTTIPLYENYRSSSSILAFAEQSLSIPATYSEDIDDPLAGERSLAATNHVDNAQIDAYQAPNEHELLLDRIQMVVDNDDYAVEVTDEPQPDPGATTAQQEAAERERLGAPSYGDIAVFTRTRAFAREFLTVADEYGVPVAYDGGVELFDTPEAKLALAWLRIAESNARRGWAVVLERAGYSFDDTETILDTEAYPDAMVQFREELAAIDTLGGFLRRVFDRYGRTSAYADALVDHLTSLYENSTLTRGEAIQYIEANLDAGTTVDIETSPGEDAVTLQTIHGAKGLEYPIVILANLNDRAFPHYGQPPACPIIYDDELGLRQTRAYSEAGDYPHVYQHWPTKLLQSIQPSTYDEERRLLYVAMTRAKRHLLFTSGDDPSRFMDGLSIDAIELEPTPEPVTVARESTAPFETTIPDSSTVPRRLSVHDIMDDSVYDERNGGRGTDFGTELHDFAEAYALDEPVEPSNDDERAVATLIDDLDGKLIPEEPALLPLPGEPQVTLAGIIDLVHVTDDSVEIIDYKTDPDRLAHDEYRTQLSVYYHVLASVYPDRPIQATVFYTQTATPVTIDPVSIDALDRLSRSRHA
- a CDS encoding Eco57I restriction-modification methylase domain-containing protein; this translates as MSQATLGATPYHNSDLFSGYYLDERVDDLDAWDCDEEAQAAFEELHHLWELEGELVASYKEDELLDSWIDEVLDVLGFGTLSETTLPDSEGYNDRLLFESDEKRRDASIRKRDGDRDAMYSLASAVLEAKQWDADFTKRFAETRSYRDASHQIKYYLEHTPERLEWGILTDGKTWRLYGTKDYATETYYEVNLPELLESGDLEQFKYFYAFFRPAAFRETAGTTFLETVWNESETAAQELGEDLQDNVFTALRILGEGFVETNDLDIDPDDEDAREELKEQSLVLLYRLMFVLYAESRHLISPDEPAREAEFNENFSLDELRQEIHEDIDAGESFDEYSEYSTSMWGRLQDLFGLIDSGEESLGIPPYNGGLFDEEEHAFLAENEVADRYIAEVVYRLGTTTADDGDGYVLADYADLDTRHLGTIYEGLLEHEFRIAPEQYAAVSEDGGQVWKPATEVSVADAVETVEEGELYVVNDDGERKATGAYYTPDYVVAYIVEETIDPLVEEIKADIREEEGLEPGDKGYIAPFLEQIRELTVLDPAMGSGHFLTKATGYLTEQVMEVIRQQEIQSYDEQDIRRIIARECIYGVDINGMAVELAKLSMWLETLATDQPLAFLDHHLKDGNSLVGSDITEVLSDDSAQEGGQLTLTQVFAKARRDTLEHVMELMSELLAIDNETLADIKSMEETYDEIRSDPLYGRLFELANVHTAEQFGLDVPEGVYEQMAGAIESEDEWAEVREEDWFRSAQAMAKEEDFFHWELEYPEVFFGTDGEKRDDGGFDAVVGNPPYISVTNIPGPMRDYLGNSQDYQTTVGRYDAYIVFLERSIGLIRAYGYMSMIVPIKWAIYGNGSALRDLFLDQIRLEQFVNMSQSDVFKGISTYPCIPTIQNLPPQPDQDVSVVNIPEDNPESLVSGDLSEFTHQTPVRRFAELPRNVFCPFMTNSNWSIHQKLTSDSFELGTKFELEQAIRMGGKSARETLLTDSPPTEEDSDYHPVVDGQHIHRHHIQWDGRYLHYLPEELYNAKTRELLHQPKILMKRIADRLTAAYDGGVGDDDFYYPLNTVYTITGAESRLTNMEIAPQYYTGLLNSTLLDWEYKLLFAAIGIRGGYIEFREYLEHLPLKNIQFELSAEEREQTATEVLKSLREYIRGGDRVDSVIEALAEEVYHDVMAELVSDIAQQKSQIASLNLDLKNYLGNYATGQAISEAGFTQPPEDAADSILQETTEQKPNLRVGHAEVIREADTTVEICLTARYKPDDEDAHETDQWGYTETDPLPALRITDLTETEADLIEAFVPVAVDEAGGFAGFRETATKTNSLVDRLRGLTLPAVDDVRDGLESYLETKARAEELEEQIERTDELIDEIVYELYGLSDEEIEIVEEAVEE
- a CDS encoding PD-(D/E)XK nuclease family protein — translated: MPLREAKSIDTLAAETREADLTLSADPPLTLALDRHTSTPRLGRASATPRSYAANEFVPSDRRRLFTELITQTDLTWKQAHRALDRCLQCWDKTGALDTITDYPEFDTPQFHSTRDILHETDSSYHDLEDTTLSDSTDVAVINEPGLSPLDRTLLPDSYQQVDPFTGDTTSLPQFHVFPSTTAIVDALITQLDTHTAEAVGIVLDESSLLSPLVESALETACIPYQGGPGFIDDPDVRTFLRLAEAVFTGSDLRVADLRPLVERLGIDLDRTADHRRVDSVDVGPAYEQFADALHTGTVDDAISAYERAAESSLSQLREESDKLGLLSTAFTPQRLTQLQYYIESFDIPVDQPNEGILLTDGAATSYIDRPVVFYLGLGDGWAQQPPDRPWVDPVEHVQQDLNRFEVLLQNGQERHFLVQASQADADSSPCVYFQDIVDQPVESFSDLPHTTHGGDATRDSVGTPFVAPETPDGEQEPPETISQSTLQRLANCPREEFFHRLVESPTTIPMARGTVIHEAAEVCATHPETVRERQEDVVDAMVDQIRAYATTPRERVERTKCVLALETIQQYLDAHPPTDTPYETYTDRSQSNNLAERLGLTVDSTLTERWFQAPDIGLHGFVDLLHTETALVDYKTGSQSTAGKLRQQASLDPLHDEPNFQAAAYLAQHRRENPNQPLEIRFVHLLEHDTQLARGDTVPLEELVTTVEYLPCTFGEFAARRETFDAVTDYADSNDRVKALDSLGYEAYREFFESHDLPRKGINTERREAIIQSFIEYTKNRVKDTKYVERGCRSAVEDIDGLVGERYLTEDLDAFEAFVATQRERLAAYREEGFPVRTREDGPNWDRVDAQDVVIDDV